Proteins encoded together in one Streptomyces umbrinus window:
- the alr gene encoding alanine racemase: MTETAPARARAEIDLAALQANVRALRAQAPTAALMAVVKSDAYGHGALPCARAALDAGATWLGTATPEEALALREAGLQGRIMCWLWTPGGPWRAAVEADLDLGISGLWALREAAAAARESGRTARVQLKADTGLGRNGCQPADWPELVAEALRAEAEGLVRVTGLWSHFACADEPGHPSIQAQLSSFREMLEYAEGQGVRPEVRHIANSPATLTLPDSHFDLVRTGIAVYGISPSPELGTPADLGLRPVMTLSASLALVKHVPAGHGVSYGHHYVTAGDTTLGLVPVGYADGIPRHASGTGPVLVAGKWRTVAGRVAMDQFAVDLGGDEPPVGERVVLFGPGDHGEPTAEDWAQAVGTIAYEIVTRIGTRVPRVYVNTEQAG, encoded by the coding sequence ATGACTGAAACAGCACCCGCGCGGGCCCGCGCCGAGATCGACCTGGCCGCACTGCAGGCCAATGTGCGGGCTCTGCGCGCCCAGGCGCCGACTGCCGCCCTGATGGCGGTGGTCAAGTCCGACGCGTACGGACACGGGGCGCTCCCGTGTGCCCGCGCGGCCCTGGACGCCGGTGCGACCTGGCTGGGCACCGCCACGCCCGAGGAGGCCCTGGCCCTGCGCGAGGCAGGGCTGCAGGGCCGGATCATGTGCTGGCTGTGGACCCCGGGCGGGCCCTGGCGGGCGGCCGTCGAGGCCGATCTGGACCTGGGGATCAGCGGGCTGTGGGCGCTGCGGGAGGCCGCGGCGGCCGCGCGTGAGTCCGGGCGAACCGCCCGCGTCCAGCTCAAGGCCGACACCGGGCTCGGGAGGAACGGCTGCCAGCCCGCCGACTGGCCCGAGCTCGTGGCCGAGGCCCTGCGCGCCGAGGCCGAGGGGCTCGTCCGGGTCACCGGCCTGTGGTCGCACTTCGCCTGCGCCGACGAGCCCGGCCATCCCTCCATCCAGGCCCAGCTCAGCAGCTTCCGCGAGATGCTGGAGTACGCGGAGGGGCAGGGCGTGCGCCCCGAGGTCCGGCACATCGCCAACTCGCCCGCCACGCTCACGCTTCCCGACAGCCACTTCGACCTCGTACGGACCGGGATCGCGGTGTACGGCATCTCGCCCAGCCCCGAGCTGGGCACCCCGGCTGACCTCGGGCTGCGCCCGGTGATGACGCTGTCGGCCTCGCTTGCGCTGGTGAAGCACGTACCGGCGGGGCACGGCGTCAGCTATGGCCACCACTACGTCACGGCGGGCGACACGACCCTCGGCCTCGTGCCCGTCGGGTACGCGGACGGCATTCCGCGCCATGCCTCCGGAACCGGACCCGTCCTGGTCGCCGGCAAGTGGCGGACGGTCGCGGGACGGGTCGCCATGGACCAGTTCGCGGTCGACCTCGGCGGGGACGAGCCGCCGGTCGGCGAGCGAGTGGTCCTCTTCGGCCCCGGCGACCACGGCGAGCCCACCGCCGAGGACTGGGCCCAGGCGGTGGGCACGATCGCCTACGAAATCGTCACCCGGATCGGAACCCGGGTGCCGCGCGTTTACGTGAATACCGAACAAGCGGGGTAA
- a CDS encoding alpha/beta fold hydrolase, with protein sequence MSESSAEAAVEAATAAASAVSAAGGATWRRAGIAGAAIGVVAAGAAAGVAIERLTVGRGMRRKARLALDSAGPYGSLRGMPGKAVADDGTELYYEVDEVEPDSTLAPRRRRLFGRKAPAPVTVVFSHGYCLSQDSWHFQRAALRGVVRTVHWDQRSHGRSARGVAQVEDDMPVTIDQLGRDLKAVIDAAAPEGPLVLVGHSMGGMTVMALADQYPSLIRERVVGVAFVGTSSGKLGEVNFGLPVAGVNAVRRVLPGVLKALGQQAALVERGRRATADLFAGIIKRYSFASRDVDPAVARFAERLIEGTPIDVVAEFYPAFTDHDKTEALAHFAEMPVLVLAGVKDLVTPSEHSEAIADLLPDAELVLVPDAGHLVMLEHPEVVIDRLADLLTRAGAVPAGATVGGYGSTSSTAQPG encoded by the coding sequence GTGAGCGAGAGCAGCGCGGAGGCCGCCGTGGAAGCGGCCACGGCCGCAGCCTCGGCCGTCTCCGCAGCGGGGGGCGCGACCTGGCGCAGGGCCGGGATCGCCGGCGCCGCGATAGGCGTGGTCGCCGCGGGCGCCGCCGCCGGAGTCGCCATAGAGCGGCTCACGGTCGGCCGGGGCATGCGCAGGAAGGCCCGCCTCGCCCTCGACTCGGCCGGTCCGTACGGGTCGTTGCGCGGCATGCCCGGCAAGGCCGTCGCGGACGACGGCACGGAGCTGTACTACGAGGTCGACGAGGTGGAGCCCGACTCCACCCTCGCCCCGCGCCGCCGCCGGCTCTTCGGCCGCAAGGCCCCGGCCCCCGTCACCGTCGTCTTCAGCCACGGCTACTGCCTCAGCCAGGACTCCTGGCACTTCCAGCGGGCCGCGCTGCGCGGTGTCGTGCGGACCGTCCACTGGGACCAGCGCAGCCACGGCCGCTCCGCGCGGGGCGTGGCCCAGGTCGAGGACGACATGCCGGTCACCATCGACCAGCTCGGCCGCGACCTGAAGGCCGTCATCGACGCGGCCGCGCCCGAGGGCCCGCTCGTCCTCGTCGGCCACTCGATGGGCGGCATGACGGTGATGGCCCTGGCTGACCAGTACCCCTCCCTGATCCGCGAGCGGGTCGTCGGCGTCGCCTTCGTCGGTACGTCGTCGGGGAAGCTCGGCGAGGTCAACTTCGGGCTGCCCGTCGCGGGCGTCAACGCGGTGCGGCGGGTGCTCCCCGGAGTGCTGAAGGCGCTGGGGCAGCAGGCCGCGCTGGTGGAGCGCGGGCGGCGGGCCACGGCCGACCTGTTCGCCGGGATCATCAAGCGGTACTCGTTCGCGTCCAGGGACGTCGACCCGGCGGTCGCGCGGTTCGCGGAGCGGCTGATCGAGGGCACGCCCATCGACGTGGTCGCGGAGTTCTACCCGGCCTTCACCGACCACGACAAGACCGAGGCGCTCGCGCACTTCGCCGAGATGCCCGTGCTCGTACTGGCCGGGGTCAAGGATCTCGTCACGCCGAGCGAGCACAGCGAGGCGATCGCCGACCTCCTGCCGGACGCCGAGCTGGTGCTCGTGCCGGACGCCGGGCACCTGGTGATGCTGGAGCACCCGGAGGTCGTCATAGACCGGCTCGCCGACCTCCTCACCCGCGCCGGAGCCGTCCCGGCAGGGGCTACCGTGGGTGGTTATGGAAGCACCAGCAGCACCGCGCAACCCGGCTGA
- the tsaE gene encoding tRNA (adenosine(37)-N6)-threonylcarbamoyltransferase complex ATPase subunit type 1 TsaE: protein MEAPAAPRNPAESSGPSEPSVAGVTTEITVNSPEQMRELGRRLAKLLRAGDLVMLTGELGAGKTTMTRGLGEGLGVRGAVTSPTFVIARVHPPLGDGPPLVHVDAYRLGGGLDEMEDLDLDVSLSDSVIVVEWGEGKVEELADDRLHVLIHRAVGDTTDEVRHVTLTGVGERWATVGLGVLSA, encoded by the coding sequence ATGGAAGCACCAGCAGCACCGCGCAACCCGGCTGAGTCCTCGGGACCCTCGGAGCCTTCCGTGGCCGGCGTCACCACTGAGATCACCGTCAACTCACCCGAACAGATGCGGGAGTTGGGTCGCAGACTCGCCAAGCTGTTGCGGGCGGGAGACCTCGTGATGCTCACCGGCGAGCTCGGCGCGGGCAAGACGACGATGACCCGCGGGCTCGGCGAGGGGCTCGGCGTGCGGGGTGCGGTCACCTCGCCGACCTTCGTGATCGCGCGCGTGCACCCGCCCCTCGGCGACGGTCCGCCGCTGGTCCATGTGGACGCGTACCGCCTGGGCGGCGGGCTCGACGAGATGGAGGACCTCGACCTCGACGTCTCGCTCTCCGACTCCGTGATCGTCGTGGAGTGGGGCGAGGGCAAGGTCGAGGAGCTGGCCGACGACCGGCTGCACGTCCTCATCCACCGGGCCGTCGGCGACACCACCGACGAGGTGCGGCACGTCACGCTGACCGGGGTCGGGGAGCGGTGGGCGACGGTCGGGCTCGGCGTGCTCTCCGCCTGA
- the tsaB gene encoding tRNA (adenosine(37)-N6)-threonylcarbamoyltransferase complex dimerization subunit type 1 TsaB: protein MLLLALDTATPAVTVALHDGTSVIAASSQVDARRHGELLLPAVDRVFAEAGLRLDAVTSIVVGVGPGPYTGLRVGLMTADTFGLALGIPVHGLCTLDGLAYAADRSIADGPFVVATDARRKEVYWARYADSRTRVTEPTVDRPGELDIGGLPAVGAGALLYPDTFPDAREPEHVSAAALASLAAERLAAGEELEASRPLYLRRPDAQVPKNYKVVTPK from the coding sequence GTGCTCTTGCTCGCTCTGGATACCGCCACCCCCGCCGTCACCGTCGCGCTGCACGACGGGACGTCCGTCATCGCCGCCTCCAGTCAGGTGGACGCGCGCCGGCACGGGGAGTTGCTCCTGCCGGCCGTCGACCGGGTGTTCGCCGAGGCCGGGCTGCGGCTCGACGCCGTCACCAGCATCGTTGTCGGCGTGGGCCCCGGCCCGTACACCGGGCTGCGCGTCGGTCTGATGACCGCCGACACCTTCGGGCTCGCGCTCGGCATCCCCGTACACGGACTGTGCACGCTGGATGGTCTTGCGTACGCGGCCGACCGTTCCATTGCCGACGGGCCCTTCGTCGTGGCGACCGACGCCCGGCGCAAAGAGGTCTACTGGGCGCGGTACGCCGACTCGCGCACCCGGGTCACCGAGCCCACTGTCGACCGGCCGGGCGAGCTGGACATCGGCGGTCTGCCCGCCGTCGGCGCGGGTGCGCTGCTCTACCCCGACACCTTCCCGGACGCGCGCGAGCCCGAGCACGTCTCGGCTGCCGCGCTGGCGTCCCTGGCGGCGGAACGGCTGGCCGCGGGCGAGGAACTGGAGGCGTCCCGGCCCCTCTATCTGCGACGGCCGGACGCCCAGGTGCCCAAGAACTACAAGGTGGTCACCCCCAAGTGA
- the rimI gene encoding ribosomal protein S18-alanine N-acetyltransferase, with product MRWWDIEPVLELEKDLFPEDAWSRGMFWSDLAHARGPGATRRYVVAETAGDTGGARIVGYGGLAAAGDVGDVQTIAVSREHWGTGLGAMILTELLRAATAFECAEVMLECRVDNIRAQKLYERFGFEAIGFRRGYYQPGNVDALVMRLNDPSTSVQGTEING from the coding sequence ATGCGCTGGTGGGACATCGAGCCCGTGCTGGAACTGGAGAAGGACCTCTTCCCCGAGGACGCCTGGTCGCGGGGCATGTTCTGGTCGGACCTCGCCCATGCGCGGGGGCCGGGGGCGACCCGGCGGTACGTCGTGGCCGAGACCGCGGGGGACACGGGCGGTGCGCGGATCGTCGGATACGGCGGGCTCGCCGCCGCCGGGGACGTCGGTGACGTGCAGACCATCGCCGTCTCCCGGGAGCACTGGGGCACCGGCCTCGGCGCGATGATCCTGACCGAACTGCTGCGGGCCGCGACCGCGTTCGAGTGCGCCGAGGTGATGCTCGAATGCCGTGTCGACAACATCCGCGCCCAGAAGCTGTACGAGCGCTTCGGCTTCGAGGCGATCGGTTTCCGGCGCGGCTACTACCAGCCGGGGAACGTGGACGCGCTCGTCATGCGACTCAACGACCCATCGACATCCGTACAAGGAACCGAGATCAATGGCTGA
- the tsaD gene encoding tRNA (adenosine(37)-N6)-threonylcarbamoyltransferase complex transferase subunit TsaD, producing the protein MADEPLVLGIETSCDETGVGIVRGRTLLADAIASSVDEHARFGGVVPEVASRAHLEAMVPTIERALKEAGVSAKDLDGIAVTAGPGLAGALLVGVSAAKAYAYALGKPLYGVNHLASHICVDQLEHGALPEPTMALLVSGGHSSLLLSSDITSDVRPMGATIDDAAGEAFDKIARVLNLGFPGGPVIDRYAKEGDPGAIAFPRGLTGPRDPAYDFSFSGLKTAVARWIEAKRAAGEDVPVRDVAASFQEAVVDVLTRKAVRACRDEGVDHLMIGGGVAANSRLRVLAQERCEAAGIRLRVPRPKLCTDNGAMVAALGAEMVARGRGASDWDLSADSSLPVTDTHVPGRAQSHDHGHDHVHEVSKGNLYS; encoded by the coding sequence ATGGCTGACGAACCGCTCGTCCTCGGCATCGAGACCTCCTGCGACGAGACCGGCGTCGGCATCGTCCGCGGCAGGACCCTGCTCGCGGACGCGATCGCGTCCAGCGTCGACGAGCACGCGCGCTTCGGGGGTGTGGTGCCCGAAGTCGCGTCCCGTGCGCACCTGGAGGCGATGGTCCCCACCATCGAGCGGGCGCTGAAGGAGGCGGGCGTCAGCGCGAAGGACCTGGACGGGATCGCCGTCACCGCCGGCCCCGGGCTCGCGGGGGCGCTGCTCGTCGGGGTGTCGGCGGCGAAGGCGTACGCGTACGCGCTGGGGAAGCCGCTGTACGGGGTCAACCACCTCGCCTCGCACATCTGCGTCGACCAGCTCGAGCACGGGGCACTGCCCGAGCCGACCATGGCGCTGCTCGTCTCCGGCGGGCACTCCTCGCTGCTGCTCTCCTCGGACATCACCAGTGACGTACGGCCCATGGGCGCGACCATCGACGACGCGGCCGGTGAGGCCTTCGACAAGATCGCGCGGGTGCTGAACCTCGGGTTCCCCGGCGGGCCGGTCATCGACCGGTACGCCAAGGAGGGGGACCCGGGTGCCATCGCCTTCCCGCGCGGGCTCACCGGGCCGCGGGATCCCGCGTACGACTTCTCGTTCTCCGGGCTGAAGACCGCCGTGGCGCGGTGGATCGAGGCGAAGCGGGCGGCCGGGGAGGACGTGCCGGTGCGGGATGTGGCCGCGTCCTTCCAGGAGGCCGTCGTCGACGTGCTGACGCGCAAGGCCGTACGGGCCTGTCGTGACGAGGGTGTCGACCACCTGATGATCGGTGGGGGAGTTGCCGCGAACTCGCGGCTGCGGGTGCTGGCGCAGGAGCGGTGCGAGGCCGCGGGGATTCGGCTGCGGGTGCCGCGGCCGAAGTTGTGTACGGACAACGGGGCGATGGTTGCCGCGCTGGGGGCGGAGATGGTTGCCCGGGGGCGGGGCGCCTCTGATTGGGATCTGTCTGCGGATTCGTCGTTGCCGGTGACTGACACGCATGTGCCTGGGCGGGCGCAGTCGCATGACCATGGTCATGATCATGTGCATGAGGTCAGTAAGGGCAATCTGTACTCATGA
- a CDS encoding beta-xylosidase/alpha-l-arabinosidase, whose protein sequence is MTTAPWRDPAVPAEARVDDLLARMTLEEKTAQLYGVWVGAATDGDGVAPNQDEMASDFDWDELIPHGLGQLTRSFGTSPVDPALGAQALARAQRRIAEAGRFGIPAVAHEECLAGFTAWGATAYPVPLAWGATFDPALVEEMAHRIGKDLASVGVHQGLAPVLDVVRDPRWGRVEETIGEDPYLVGTIGAAYVRGLESAGVIATLKHFAGYASSAGARNLAPVRAGVREFADITLPPFEFALREGGARSVMAAYTDTDGVPASSDPYLLSELLREQWQFTGTVVSDYYGVGFLETLHRVAGTKAEAAHAALAAGIDVELPTLRCYGTPLVEAVRAGTIPESLVDRAAARVLRQKCELGLLDEDWAPEPTGPIDLDSSANRVLARRLAEESVVLLSNPDGLLPLAPDTRIAVVGPRAADALAMLGCYSFPSHVGINHPDRPMGIEIPTLLESLRTELPDAKVTFTEGCDTTDPDTSGFAEAVARSAEADVCVAVLGDRAGLFGRGTSGEGCDVGDLQLPGVQAQLLDTLTATGTPVILVLLTGRPYALGRWKDQLAASVQAFFPGEEGGPAVAGVLSGRVNPSGRLPVSVPQTPGGQPWTYLQPPLGLAGTVSNLDPTPLHPFGHGLGYTDFTWEDIEDGTKDGEETEIGTDDPYDVSVTIRNTGPREGTEVVQLYLHDPVARVTRPDVRLIGYHRLTLPPGQARRITFTFHPDLSAFTDGRGQRVVEPGALELRLSKSSADTRHTTHITLTGPERILGPTRRLRCASRETEAP, encoded by the coding sequence ATGACCACCGCCCCCTGGCGTGATCCCGCCGTGCCCGCCGAGGCCCGGGTCGACGACCTGCTCGCCCGGATGACCCTGGAGGAGAAGACCGCCCAGCTGTACGGCGTGTGGGTGGGCGCCGCCACGGACGGCGACGGGGTCGCCCCGAACCAGGACGAGATGGCCTCGGACTTCGACTGGGACGAGCTGATCCCCCACGGCCTGGGCCAGCTGACCCGCTCCTTCGGCACGTCCCCCGTGGACCCGGCGCTGGGCGCGCAGGCACTGGCCCGCGCCCAGCGCCGCATCGCCGAGGCCGGCCGCTTCGGCATCCCGGCCGTCGCCCACGAGGAGTGCCTGGCGGGCTTCACCGCCTGGGGCGCCACCGCGTACCCGGTCCCCCTGGCCTGGGGCGCCACCTTCGACCCGGCCCTGGTCGAGGAGATGGCCCACCGCATCGGCAAGGACCTCGCCTCCGTCGGCGTCCACCAGGGCCTCGCTCCCGTCCTGGACGTCGTACGGGACCCGCGCTGGGGCCGCGTCGAGGAGACCATCGGCGAGGACCCCTACCTGGTCGGCACGATCGGCGCGGCCTACGTCCGCGGCCTGGAGTCCGCCGGCGTCATCGCCACGCTCAAGCACTTCGCGGGGTACGCGTCCTCCGCGGGCGCCCGCAACCTCGCCCCCGTACGCGCGGGTGTGCGCGAGTTCGCCGACATCACCCTGCCGCCGTTCGAGTTCGCGCTGCGCGAGGGCGGGGCCCGCTCGGTGATGGCCGCGTACACGGACACGGACGGCGTACCGGCGTCCTCGGACCCGTACCTCCTATCCGAACTCCTGCGGGAGCAATGGCAGTTCACGGGCACGGTCGTGTCCGACTACTACGGTGTCGGTTTCCTGGAGACCCTCCACCGCGTCGCGGGCACGAAGGCGGAGGCCGCCCACGCGGCCCTGGCGGCCGGCATCGACGTCGAACTCCCCACGCTCCGCTGCTACGGCACCCCCCTGGTCGAGGCGGTACGCGCGGGCACGATCCCGGAGTCCCTGGTGGACCGGGCGGCGGCCCGGGTCCTGCGCCAGAAGTGCGAACTGGGCCTGCTGGACGAGGACTGGGCCCCCGAGCCCACGGGCCCGATCGACCTGGACTCGAGCGCGAACCGCGTGCTGGCCCGCCGCCTCGCCGAGGAGTCCGTCGTCCTGCTCTCCAACCCGGACGGCCTGCTCCCCCTCGCCCCTGACACCCGGATCGCCGTGGTCGGCCCGCGGGCGGCCGACGCCCTGGCCATGCTGGGCTGCTACTCGTTCCCCTCGCACGTGGGCATCAACCACCCCGACCGGCCGATGGGCATCGAGATCCCCACTCTCCTGGAGTCCCTGCGCACGGAACTCCCCGACGCCAAGGTCACGTTCACCGAGGGCTGTGACACCACGGACCCGGACACCTCGGGCTTCGCGGAGGCCGTGGCACGCTCCGCCGAGGCGGACGTCTGCGTGGCGGTACTGGGCGACCGGGCGGGCCTCTTCGGCCGGGGCACCTCGGGCGAGGGCTGCGACGTCGGAGATCTCCAACTCCCGGGCGTACAGGCCCAGTTGCTGGACACTCTGACGGCCACCGGCACCCCGGTCATCCTGGTCCTCCTCACCGGCCGCCCGTACGCGCTCGGCCGCTGGAAGGACCAACTGGCCGCTTCCGTACAGGCGTTCTTCCCGGGGGAGGAGGGCGGCCCGGCAGTGGCAGGCGTGCTGTCGGGCCGCGTGAACCCGTCGGGCAGGCTCCCCGTGAGCGTCCCGCAGACACCCGGCGGGCAGCCGTGGACCTACCTCCAGCCCCCACTGGGCCTGGCCGGCACGGTCAGCAACCTCGACCCGACCCCCCTCCACCCCTTCGGCCACGGCCTCGGCTACACGGACTTCACCTGGGAGGACATCGAGGACGGGACGAAGGACGGGGAGGAGACGGAGATTGGCACGGACGACCCGTACGACGTCTCGGTCACGATCCGCAACACGGGCCCCCGAGAAGGCACGGAGGTGGTCCAGCTCTACCTCCATGACCCGGTGGCCCGCGTAACCCGCCCCGACGTCCGCCTGATCGGCTACCACCGCCTGACCCTGCCCCCCGGCCAGGCCCGCCGAATCACGTTCACCTTCCACCCGGACCTGTCGGCGTTCACGGACGGTAGGGGCCAACGCGTAGTAGAACCGGGCGCTTTGGAACTCCGCCTGTCCAAATCCAGCGCAGACACACGCCACACGACACACATCACCCTGACGGGCCCGGAACGAATTCTGGGCCCAACCCGCCGCCTACGCTGCGCGTCAAGGGAAACGGAGGCGCCCTAG
- a CDS encoding carbohydrate ABC transporter permease, whose translation MSHDTLPRPRPAKTEERPTPPPPQRRRKHWTKRGNPVSGLGSVIWLAIVVVPIYAMLSASLTSQDKALTGNPLNPPTSPTLDNYNTVLNSGFGHLLSNTAIVAVAVVAIVLGLSVPIAYVAVRTRNRWSGLAFRLFLLGVAIPAQAVVVPLYLLIAKLNLYDSLLAVILPTAAFAMPVSVLVLVGTLRDVSEDLYEAMALDGASPQRMLFQLAIPLAKGGISTVVIFAALQAWNGFLFPLIFTQSDGPRVLTLGLFNYVSQFGVNIPALLASVVLSGIPIFAVYLVARRALVGGLMGVGGK comes from the coding sequence GTGTCACACGATACGTTGCCGCGTCCGCGTCCCGCGAAGACCGAGGAGCGTCCCACGCCACCGCCCCCGCAACGCCGCCGCAAGCACTGGACGAAGCGCGGCAACCCCGTCTCGGGCCTCGGTTCGGTCATCTGGCTGGCGATCGTCGTCGTCCCGATCTACGCGATGCTGTCGGCCTCGCTCACCAGTCAGGACAAGGCACTCACCGGCAACCCGCTGAACCCGCCCACGAGTCCGACGCTCGACAACTACAACACCGTGCTGAACAGCGGCTTCGGCCATCTGCTCAGCAACACCGCGATCGTGGCCGTCGCCGTCGTGGCCATCGTCCTCGGCCTGTCCGTCCCGATCGCGTACGTCGCCGTCCGCACCCGCAACCGCTGGTCGGGCCTCGCCTTCCGCCTGTTCCTCCTCGGCGTCGCGATCCCGGCCCAGGCGGTCGTCGTACCCCTCTACCTCCTGATAGCCAAACTCAACCTGTACGACAGCCTGTTGGCGGTCATCCTGCCGACGGCGGCCTTCGCGATGCCGGTCTCGGTCCTCGTCCTCGTCGGCACCCTGCGGGACGTCTCGGAGGACCTGTACGAGGCGATGGCCCTGGACGGAGCGTCCCCCCAGCGGATGCTGTTCCAGCTCGCCATCCCGCTGGCCAAGGGCGGCATCAGCACGGTCGTCATCTTCGCCGCGCTCCAGGCCTGGAACGGCTTCCTCTTCCCGCTGATCTTCACCCAGTCCGACGGCCCACGCGTCCTGACCCTCGGACTCTTCAACTACGTCAGCCAGTTCGGCGTGAACATCCCCGCCCTGCTCGCCTCGGTCGTCCTCTCCGGCATCCCCATCTTCGCCGTCTATCTGGTGGCCCGCCGAGCCCTGGTAGGCGGCCTGATGGGAGTCGGCGGCAAATGA
- a CDS encoding carbohydrate ABC transporter permease → MPGVLFFAFFAVVPMGLAFYLSFTSWDGLGDPRPVGLDNWRKLIDDDRMVQSLWLTVLLTAASWVFQTVIALLLGVWAAGRQRNRAVLSAIFFVPFLLSSTAIALLFYALLDPNFGIIRENILGSSSGAFLAIVFIGGWQFIPFHTLIYQGGARQIPEVLYQAAAIDGAGRYRQFFSITLPQLRHTVTTSTVLLVVGSLTYFETVLILTKGGPGTDTAILPYLMYEAGFKSYDFGYASAIASFLVVAATGLSLILVRLTGFGSMRSTREGM, encoded by the coding sequence CTGCCCGGTGTCCTCTTCTTCGCGTTCTTCGCCGTGGTCCCGATGGGCCTGGCCTTCTACCTCTCCTTCACCAGCTGGGACGGCCTGGGCGACCCGCGGCCCGTCGGCCTCGACAACTGGCGGAAGCTGATCGACGACGACCGGATGGTCCAGTCCCTGTGGCTCACCGTCCTGCTGACGGCGGCGAGCTGGGTCTTCCAGACGGTGATCGCCCTGTTGCTCGGCGTCTGGGCGGCGGGCCGCCAGCGCAACCGGGCGGTCCTCTCCGCGATCTTCTTCGTCCCGTTCCTGCTCTCCTCGACGGCGATCGCGCTGCTCTTCTACGCCCTGCTCGACCCGAACTTCGGCATCATCCGCGAGAACATCCTCGGCTCCTCCAGCGGCGCGTTCCTCGCGATCGTCTTCATCGGCGGCTGGCAGTTCATCCCCTTCCACACCCTGATCTACCAGGGCGGGGCCCGTCAGATACCCGAAGTGCTCTACCAGGCCGCCGCGATCGACGGGGCGGGCCGCTACCGCCAGTTCTTCTCGATCACGCTCCCGCAGCTGCGGCACACCGTCACGACGTCCACCGTCCTGCTGGTCGTCGGCTCGCTCACGTACTTCGAGACCGTGCTGATCCTCACCAAGGGCGGCCCGGGCACCGACACGGCGATCCTGCCGTACCTGATGTACGAGGCGGGCTTCAAGAGCTACGACTTCGGCTACGCGAGCGCCATCGCGTCCTTCCTGGTGGTGGCCGCCACGGGGCTGTCCCTGATCCTCGTGCGGCTGACCGGCTTCGGCAGCATGCGCAGCACCCGCGAAGGGATGTGA
- a CDS encoding ABC transporter substrate-binding protein encodes MDGGTFSSRTFSRRWVLGAGATTLLTTGLTACGSGEGSGGGGGTITAMVYGDDAVKVQTAAVDRFNKSAASKSAKGKVKLEKVPGSDYSAKLRTAMGSPSAPDVFFNWGGGSIKAYQEAKQLVDLTDTIEGDPVLKGGFLPSVLAAGGLGGRNYGIPMRGMQPVILFYNKSVFAEHKLQPPTTWAELQDINAKLKAAKITPFALGGADTWTELMWLEYLVDRIGGPEVFAKIQGGDATAWGDPAVLKAAETVKELIDDGAFGSKFSSVSYVNGGAPAVFAKGKAAMHLMGSWEYSTQLGKFPSFAKNNLGWCAFPTVEGGTGDIRNVVGNPTNYWSVNSRTQNKDAAIAFLKDCASEAYAKALVANGDIPTTANAAKLLEASPNPEFAKFQYEMVEKAPAFTLSWDQALGADIATPMLTEINKLFVGKSSPSDFVSALKELN; translated from the coding sequence CTGGACGGCGGGACGTTCAGCAGCAGGACGTTCAGCAGGCGCTGGGTCCTCGGCGCCGGTGCCACCACCCTGCTCACCACTGGTCTGACCGCCTGCGGCTCCGGTGAAGGTTCCGGCGGGGGCGGCGGCACGATCACCGCCATGGTGTACGGGGACGACGCGGTGAAGGTCCAGACGGCGGCCGTCGACCGTTTCAACAAGTCCGCCGCGAGCAAGTCGGCCAAGGGCAAGGTGAAACTGGAGAAGGTCCCGGGCTCGGACTACTCGGCCAAGCTGCGCACGGCGATGGGCTCCCCGAGCGCCCCCGACGTCTTCTTCAACTGGGGCGGCGGCTCCATCAAGGCGTACCAGGAGGCGAAGCAGCTCGTCGATCTGACCGACACCATCGAGGGCGACCCTGTCCTGAAGGGCGGCTTCCTGCCCTCCGTGCTCGCGGCCGGCGGGCTCGGCGGCCGCAACTACGGCATACCGATGCGCGGCATGCAGCCGGTCATCCTCTTCTACAACAAGTCCGTCTTCGCCGAGCACAAGCTCCAACCGCCCACCACCTGGGCCGAGTTGCAGGACATCAACGCCAAGCTGAAGGCCGCGAAGATCACCCCGTTCGCGCTCGGCGGCGCCGACACCTGGACCGAGCTGATGTGGCTGGAGTACCTCGTCGACCGCATCGGCGGCCCCGAGGTCTTCGCGAAGATCCAGGGCGGCGACGCGACCGCCTGGGGCGACCCGGCCGTCCTCAAGGCCGCCGAGACCGTCAAGGAACTCATCGACGACGGCGCGTTCGGCTCGAAGTTCAGCTCGGTGTCGTACGTCAACGGCGGCGCCCCGGCCGTCTTCGCCAAGGGCAAGGCGGCGATGCACCTGATGGGCTCGTGGGAGTACTCGACACAGCTCGGCAAGTTCCCGTCCTTCGCGAAGAACAACCTGGGCTGGTGCGCGTTCCCCACGGTCGAGGGCGGCACGGGCGACATCCGCAACGTCGTCGGCAACCCCACCAACTACTGGTCCGTCAACTCCCGTACGCAGAACAAGGACGCCGCGATCGCCTTCCTGAAGGACTGCGCCTCGGAGGCGTACGCGAAGGCTCTGGTGGCCAACGGCGACATCCCGACGACCGCCAACGCGGCCAAGCTGCTGGAGGCCTCGCCCAACCCGGAGTTCGCGAAGTTCCAGTACGAGATGGTCGAGAAAGCCCCGGCATTCACGCTCTCCTGGGACCAGGCGCTGGGCGCGGACATCGCAACGCCGATGCTCACCGAGATCAACAAGCTGTTCGTCGGGAAGTCCTCGCCGAGCGACTTCGTGTCAGCACTCAAGGAGCTGAATTGA